In the Ipomoea triloba cultivar NCNSP0323 chromosome 6, ASM357664v1 genome, one interval contains:
- the LOC116023431 gene encoding uncharacterized protein LOC116023431, whose translation MDMKSLKSRQILPVIPKGSRQDIVSATINSSYLWRNCTVLRLTNYLHLNSVENAVEKQQVEQFAKWIAAIGDGTTGASTEDCLEVDIPDDMLLLSNGDTIATIVESTFPMFQNGSCNNSFLETRAILAPTLDVVNAVNDYMSSMHEAESRTYIS comes from the exons ATGGATATGAAATCCTTGAAATCCAG GCAGAttttacctgtaataccaaagGGCTCTAGGCAAGATATTGTGTCTGCAACGATAAATTCATCTTACCTATGGCGCAATTGTACGGTTCTTAGGTTGACAAATTATCTACATTTGAATAGCGTGGAGAATGCCGTAGAAAAACAACAAGTTGAACAATTTGCAAAATGGATAGCTGCAATTGGGGATGGTACAACAGGTGCATCAACAGAAGATTGTCTAGAGGTTGACATTCCAGACGATATGCTATTGTTATCAAATGGTGACACGATTGCAACAATCGTTGAAAGTACATTTCCTATGTTTCAGAATGGTTCGTGTAATAATAGTTTTCTTGAAACTAGGGCAATTCTTGCTCCAACATTGGATGTGGTGAATGCAGTTAATGATTACATGAGTAGCATGCACGAAGCTGAGAGCAGAACATATATATCTTAG
- the LOC116022077 gene encoding uncharacterized protein LOC116022077, translating into MVSEESYPNLQLNDLFEANDNNVSEASDSEENNGFFVQSDDLMLEDKAVGENDKVNPSMFHDKQQQDYFDSCSNQMTNKYFYYDRPLSEETGAWIPISLPPMTKMDREEWNEGLYADGGYFPDDDIDMGWDQYILQTKEMTMWDVFRDMLVVAREKVSACTSIDFHRYTGRWISNRVLEQAWEEMAQTLKDANFGNIKSILEAEPPRWLPDSAAAACMLCNSRFHPIMRSRHHCRFCGGIFCNGCSKGRMLLPASFQTSNLQRVCDVCSVRLEPVQSYLIDQISRAVQLPTHDLTDLSTLRSWLNFPWGQSMEYEIYKATNTLRACSKAGYLTPDKSIPDAILKQAKGLAILTVAKVGAMVTYNIGTGLVVARRDDRSWSPPSAISSLGVGWGAQIGGEVTDFIIVLRTSSAVQTFSGNAHLSVGAGLSAAVGIVGRTAEADLRAGDGGYAACYTYSCSKGAFVGCALEGSVVTTRTRENSRFYGNPSITTSNILLGSMPRPPAAAILYHALSKLYQKIGN; encoded by the exons ATGGTGTCCGAAGAGTCATACCCAAACCTCCAACTTAATGACCTTTTCGAAGCCAATGATAACAAT GTTTCTGAGGCATCCGATTCGGAGGAAAATAATGGCTTTTTTGTGCAATCTGATGATTTGATGTTGGAAGATAAGGCCGTGGGAGAAAATGACAAAGTTAATCCATCAATGTTTCATGACAAGCAGCAGCAAGACTATTTCGATTCTTGCAGCAATCAAATGACGAATAAATACTTTTATTATGATAGGCCACTGTCAGAGGAAACCGGGGCTTGGATACCTATCTCTCTCCCGCCAATGACAAAAATGGATCGTGAAGAATGGAATGAGGGTCTTTATGCGGATGGGGGCTACTTCCCGGATGATGACATTGACATGGGGTGGGATCAATATATTCTCCAAACTAAGGAGATGACAATGTGGGATGTGTTTCGTGACATGCTAGTTGTTGCAAGAGAAAAAGTCAGTGCTTGTACATCCATCGATTTCCATAGATATACGGGACGATGGATTTCAAACCGTGTGCTCGAGCAAGCTTGGGAAGAGATGGCTCAAACTCTTAAAGATGCTAATTTCGGTAACATTAAGAGTATCCTTGAGGCGGAGCCCCCAAGATGGTTGCCCGACAGTGCTGCAGCCGCTTGTATGCTTTGCAATTCGCGTTTCCATCCAATCATGCGTTCTAGACACCATTGCAGGTTTTGTGGAGGGATATTTTGCAACGGGTGCTCTAAAGGACGGATGTTGTTGCCTGCATCGTTTCAGACCTCGAACCTGCAACGAGTTTGTGATGTGTGCTCTGTACGGCTTGAGCCAGTCCAATCTTACTTAATCGACCAGATTAGCCGTGCAGTACAGCTTCCAACTCATGATTTAACGGATCTAAGTACGCTGAGATCATGGCTTAATTTTCCTTGGGGGCAGTCCATggaatatgaaatatataaggCTACAAACACCCTGAGGGCATGTTCTAAG GCTGGGTATTTGACTCCCGACAAGTCCATTCCAGACGCCATTCTTAAACAAGCAAAGGGCCTTGCTATTCTAACGGTCGCAAAAGTTGGTGCAATGGTTACCTACAATATCGGGACTGGCTTAGTTGTAGCAAGGAGAGACGATAGATCTTGGTCTCCTCCTTCCGCCATATCATCTCTTGGTGTTGGTTGGGGAGCTCAG ATTGGAGGAGAAGTGACAGATTTCATAATTGTGTTGAGAACAAGTAGTGCTGTGCAGACTTTCAGCGGAAATGCTCATTTATCTGTTGGAGCAGGGTTGAGTGCTGCAGTGGGCATTGTTGGAAGGACCGCTGAAGCTGATTTACGCGCTGGTGATGGCGGTTATGCTGCCTGCTATACTTACAGCTGCAGTAAAG GTGCATTTGTGGGATGCGCTCTCGAAGGAAGTGTGGTGACAACCCGGACTCGAGAAAATTCAAGGTTTTATGGTAATCCGTCGATCACCACATCAAATATTCTTCTTGGATCCATGCCACGACCCCCTGCAGCTGCTATCTTGTATCACGCACTCTCCAAGTTGTATCAGAAAATAGGAAATTGA